In Daphnia magna isolate NIES linkage group LG5, ASM2063170v1.1, whole genome shotgun sequence, a single genomic region encodes these proteins:
- the LOC116923757 gene encoding choline-phosphate cytidylyltransferase A, with protein MKMTSRKRPHEHEEIKTRTMKSAPPPTFSKVQPAPFSEDEQAVAALDLCDYSVKITLEMAQNDTAHRPVRVYADGIYDLFHQGHARQLMQAKRIFPNVYLIVGVCSDSLTHENKGRTVMDENERYEAVRHCRYVDEVVPDAPWTLDDEFLNKHKIDFVAHDEIPYSAGSSDDIYAHIKARGMFVATERTEGVSTSDVVARIVKDYDVYVRRNLARGYSARELNVGYIKEKTFRLQNKMDELKNKGKKVIENIGEKRQDLIQKWEDKSKEFIGNFLLLFGREGRISHFWNEGKGRIRQALSPPSSPPRSLNASSSSRRHYDSGPPTKMVRYEECADYSSDDGSDGASQDETGDDEVDESRHDGKTLEKAGDVAETNGGTKTAF; from the exons GTTCAGCCAGCACCTTTCAGTGAGGATGAGCAGGCAGTTGCAGCTTTGGATTTATGTGACTATTCTGTAAAAATTACACTTGAAATGGCCCAAAATGATACAG CGCATCGCCCCGTAAGAGTTTATGCGGACGGTATCTACGACCTTTTTCATCAGGGACACGCACGACAGCTCATGCAAGCCAAGCGAATTTTCCCAAATGTCTACCTCATAGTGGGAG TCTGCAGTGACAGTTTAACCCACGAAAATAAAGGTCGAACAGTCATGGATGAAAACGAACGCTACGAGGCTGTTAGGCACTGTCGGTATGTCGATGAAGTGGTTCCAGATGCCCCTTGGACTCTGGACGATGAGTTTCTAAACAAACACAAG ATTGATTTCGTAGCCCATGATGAGATTCCATACTCGGCAGGAAGTAGTGACGACATTTATGCCCATATAAAAGCTAGAGGGATGTTTGTAGCCACCGAACGCACAG AGGGTGTGTCAACTTCTGATGTTGTAGCGCGTATCGTCAAGGACTACGATGTTTATGTTCGGCGAAATTTGGCGCGTGGGTACTCTGCAAGAGAACTAAACGTTGGTTATATCAAA GAAAAAACCTTTCgcttacaaaacaaaatggatgaACTGAAAAACAAGGGCAAAAAAGTCATTGAAAATATCggagaaaaaagacaagattTAATCCAGAAAtgggaagacaagtcgaaggAGTTCATCGGCAATTTTTTGCTTCTGTTTGGACGTGAAGGAAGAATC TCCCACTTTTGGAATGAGGGAAAAGGGCGAATCCGGCAAGCGCTGTCACCTCCTTCGAGTCCACCTCGCAGTCTCAACGCATCATCGTCTTCACGTCGTCATTACGATTCAGG CCCACCAACAAAGATGGTGCGGTACGAAGAATGTGCTGATTATTCAAGCGATGACGGTAGTGATGGTGCGAGCCAAGACGAAACGGGTGATGACGAGGTTGACGAAAGTCGCCATGACGGAAAAACTCTCGAAAAAGCTGGCGACGTAGCTGAAACTAACGGTGGAACCAAAACAGCATTTTAA
- the LOC116923751 gene encoding uncharacterized protein LOC116923751 isoform X1 has product MAHEGSSVHVSSPPDELVPSTKDTGDNCQQDLWYTEGNDIIEAGGPSSVEVQPDLSGSPRSISASSQLDDFNSSISPSNPLAEAEGGDLDIMGIANSWNDDEAFCNESAIPARGMELSCLSLGQTASSGPWPSPTPLFPTALDLFEDDRETVCELLGDVADSNSIPGVCGLRNLGNTCFMNAGLQCLINTPPLLNYFHSNSIDEQYPGCNSVHLTAQFATFLLKMWSGRFSTLRPAEFKHTLSLYHPQFKDYRQHDCQEFLALLLDSLHEHLSQTALKEGNPNRPRDIVTVPGHDADLPADCCLLTEEPMELYESSRSSQLSSPRSSSDSVETSSSCTTSCSSTRVKAAALSLRSLPIPEEVKQPLFPLSIHPPSQDGTVTDVLFKGSALSPQKGSLIMERNMLNQCSDPVQNIVLEKNLLSEISSMMKESKTANVNISAGSAETSPNNEIYFDSGKFPATDQAKPRAAVASTLVRNTDSAQILLQAQQHIIQKNKIKNTNMLKETAKRLSEDQNLSSPSSFPLSSAEVTPSGDQSLPSPNNENISSISKKARLENDGGQEAPTVGPTNDNRGTSPWDSLGALNKAVREEESCRSDNGVSVTNSMASESVVTHTFQGQFRSTVVCCSCKHVSVTYEPFMYLSVPLPRALERQIEVVYIPASGTAGSSRHRLLLQQYDEVSKLRQMLAKCLGLEDERSGRLVLAEVANRVIVRFLEDQLLLRNLTDGQHRSVYAFAVPPPCPSLTPSALSSSDNSCSTLASVSASTTQPSDSAESKLPSPVIEHSWKSCAICLEEMADTELRKHTSCTCLLCQSCIEASCRHHRSSFGSRLGEYLQCPVCSMDVKPEEEFAPLDKLHYYQPVIRLLNLPVLFRLASNSRSASPKSSRLVGHPRLLQLPNLVSPRSLYDTVKNIYPKVNAFDLCFVDQQGVRCPRCVYPNRCNGCKISAEADQISLQPGDCLAVQVYTLENEDFAFAVTKWEKVFDLQTVAEQDDSVNSSSSSASRFQKEPLTLDDCLTAFSESETLDEGNPWFCPKCQKSQCASKTLSICQAPPYLIVYLKRFVFHDNSSSKLDNRVEFPLTGLSLQPYIDRGDVNNGDDNEDYMYDLYGVVCHFGSASSGHYTAYTRHVNSKDWHYYNDETVLSRAPQDEDFSHGYVLFYQRRNRQSCQDEVVVPCVMDK; this is encoded by the exons ATGGCTCATGAGGGAAGTTCAGTCCATGTTTCCTCCCCTCCAGATGAACTGGTTCCATCTACGAAGGATACAGGAGACAATTGTCAGCAGGACTTGTGGTATACTGAAGGCAATGATATTATTGAAGCAGGTGGCCCTTCAAGTGTAGAAGTCCAGCCAGATTTAAGTGGCAGTCCTCGTAGCATCAGTGCATCAAGTCAGCTTGACGATTTCAACAGTTCCATATCTCCGTCTAATCCTTTAGCAGAGGCTGAAGGAGGAGACCTTGACATCATGGGTATTGCCAACTCATG GAATGATGATGAGGCTTTTTGCAATGAATCTGCTATACCTGCCAGAGGAATGGAACTGTCTTGCCTAAGCTTGGGACAAACTGCCAGTTCAGGTCCATGGCCAAGCCCTACGCCACTTTTCCCAACTGCGTTGGACTTGTTCGAAGATGACCGAGAAACTGTTTGTGAACTCTTGGGAGACGTAGCTG ATTCTAACAGTATTCCCGGCGTCTGTGGTCTACGCAACCTAGGAAACACTTGTTTTATGAATGCGGGTTTGCAGTGTTTGATTAATACG CCGCCGCTGTTGAATTATTTCCATTCGAATTCAATTGACGAGCAGTATCCCGGATGCAATTCCGTCCATCTTACTGCGCAGTTTGCGACGTTTCTTCTCAAAATGTGGAGCGGACGCTTTAGCACTTTGAGACCGGCAGAATTCAAACACACGTTGTCTTTGTATCATCCTCAGTTTAAAGACTATCGTCAG CATGACTGTCAAGAGTTTCTTGCCTTACTGCTCGATTCGCTTCACGAACATCTCAGCCAAACAGCTTTGAAAGAAGGTAATCCCAACCGCCCAAGGGACATAGTGACTGTTCCTGGGCACGATGCAGATCTTCCTGCCGATTGTTGTCTATTGACCGAGGAACCGATGGAGCTTTACGAGAGCTCACGTTCAAGTCAGTTGTCATCCCCGCGCAGTTCTTCGGACTCTGTAGAAACATCCTCAAGCTGTACTACAAGTTGCAGCAGTACGCGTGTTAAGGCAGCTGCGTTGTCTCTGAGATCATTACCTATACCCGAAGAAGTCAAACAACCTCTTTTCCCTTTATCGATTCATCCACCGTCACAGGATGGCACTGTGACTGATGTTCTTTTCAAAGGCAGTGCACTCTCACCTCAGAAAGGCTCG TTGATAATGGAGCGAAATATGCTTAACCAATGTTCGGACCCAGTTCAAAATATCGTCTTAGAGAAAAATCTGCTTAGTGAAATTAGCAGCATGATGAAGGAATCTAAGACTGCAAATGTCAACATATCAGCTGGTTCTGCCGAGACATCTCCTAATAATGAGATCTACTTTGACTCTGGTAAATTTCCAGCAACGGACCAGGCCAAACCGCGGGCTGCTGTAGCGTCTACACTCGTTCGGAACACGGACAGTGCTCAGATCCTCTTGCAAGCGCAGCAACATATAatacaaaagaacaaaataaaaaatacaaacatgTTGAAAGAGACGGCGAAACGTCTCAGTGAAGATCAAAATCTGTCGTCGCCGTCCTCGTTCCCACTCTCTTCGGCCGAAGTTACCCCTTCTGGCGACCAGTCATTGCCCAGTCCAAACAACGAGAATATCAGCAGTATTAGTAAGAAGGCCCGACTCGAAAATGACGGAGGCCAAGAAGCGCCAACGGTTGGTCCAACAAATGATAATAGAGGTACATCACCTTGGGACTCGCTTGGCGCTCTTAATAAGGCCGTCAGGGAAGAAGAATCTTGCCGGAGTGATAATGGTGTGTCTGTGACAAATTCAATGGCAAGTGAATCTGTGGTAACTCACACTTTTCAGGGACAGTTTCGCAGCACG GTTGTGTGTTGCTCTTGCAAACATGTTTCGGTGACATATGAACCTTTCATGTATTTATCGGTTCCTTTGCCAAGAGCGCTGGAACGTCAAATAGAAGTGGTGTATATTCCAGCGTCGGGGACGGCAGGCTCTAGCCGTCATCGCCTGTTACTTCAACAGTATGACGAAGTTTCGAAATTGCGCCAAATGCTGGCCAAATGTTTAGGATTGGAGGATGAACGGAGTGGTAGGTTAGTGCTGGCCGAAGTGGCCAATCGCGTCATCGTGCGATTCTTGGAGGATCAGCTGTTGCTTCggaatttaacagacggacaACACCGATCGGTATATGCCTTTGCAGTGCCTCCTCCCTGCCCATCTCTAACACCATCTGCACTCAGCTCTAGTGACAACTCTTGTTCAACGTTAGCTTCTGTTTCtgcaag TACAACACAGCCAAGCGATTCTGCCGAATCTAAGTTACCGTCGCCGGTAATAGAACATTCATGGAAGAGTTGCGCGATATGCCTCGAAGAAATGGCTGATACGGAGTTACGGAAACATACATCTTGTACTTGTCTTTTGTGTCAGTCATGTATTGAG GCGTCTTGTCGACACCATCGAAGTAGCTTTGGTAGTCGACTTGGCGAATATCTTCAATGCCCAGTATGCAGCATGGACGTTAAACCAGAAGAAGAGTTTGCACCCTTAGATAAACTTCACTACTATCAACCCGTTATTCGACTGCTCAACTTACCTGTTCTGTTCCGACTGGCAAGCAACTCGCGTTCGGCGAGCCCAAAAAGTAGTCGACTTGTTGGTCATCCCCGTCTCTTGCAACTTCCCAACCTTGTATCGCCTAGGAGCTTATATGACACTGTTAAAAACATATATCCTAAAGTGAACGCCTTCGATTTGTGCTTTGTGGATCAACAG GGAGTGAGATGCCCTCGCTGTGTTTACCCCAATCGTTGCAATGGTTGCAAAATTAGCGCCGAGGCTGACCAAATCTCACTCCAGCCAGGCGATTGCCTAGCGGTGCAAGTTTATACTCTGGAAAATGAAGATTTTGCGTTTGCAGTGACAAAGTGGGAAAAAGTTTTTGACTTACAAACGGTTGCTGAGCAGGATGATAGTGTAAACAGCTCCTCTAGTAGTGCTTCACGTTTTCAAAAGGAACCTCTAACTCTTGATGATTGTCTTACTGCGTTTTCTGAAAG CGAAACTCTTGACGAAGGCAATCCATGGTTCTGCCCCAAATGCCAGAAAAGTCAATGTGCAAGTAAAACCTTGTCTATCTGCCAGGCGCCTCCATATCTCATAGTTTATCTTAAGCG TTTCGTGTTCCATGACAATTCGAGCAGTAAACTTGATAACAGAGTGGAATTCCCTTTGACCGGACTATCCCTACAACCTTACATTGACCGTGGTGATGTTAATAACGGCGATGACAACGAAGATTACATGTATGATCTTTACGGAGTTGTCTGTCACTTTGGAA GTGCTTCATCAGGGCACTACACAGCGTACACGAGGCATGTTAATTCAAAGGATTGGCATTATTATAATGACGAAACAGTCTTATCTCGTGCACCTCAAGATGAGGACTTTAGCCATGgttatgttttgttttatcaGCGGCGCAATCGGCAGAGCTGCCAGGACGAGGTTGTCGTACCATGTGTCATGgacaaataa
- the LOC116923751 gene encoding probable ubiquitin carboxyl-terminal hydrolase 12 isoform X2: MNAGLQCLINTPPLLNYFHSNSIDEQYPGCNSVHLTAQFATFLLKMWSGRFSTLRPAEFKHTLSLYHPQFKDYRQHDCQEFLALLLDSLHEHLSQTALKEGNPNRPRDIVTVPGHDADLPADCCLLTEEPMELYESSRSSQLSSPRSSSDSVETSSSCTTSCSSTRVKAAALSLRSLPIPEEVKQPLFPLSIHPPSQDGTVTDVLFKGSALSPQKGSLIMERNMLNQCSDPVQNIVLEKNLLSEISSMMKESKTANVNISAGSAETSPNNEIYFDSGKFPATDQAKPRAAVASTLVRNTDSAQILLQAQQHIIQKNKIKNTNMLKETAKRLSEDQNLSSPSSFPLSSAEVTPSGDQSLPSPNNENISSISKKARLENDGGQEAPTVGPTNDNRGTSPWDSLGALNKAVREEESCRSDNGVSVTNSMASESVVTHTFQGQFRSTVVCCSCKHVSVTYEPFMYLSVPLPRALERQIEVVYIPASGTAGSSRHRLLLQQYDEVSKLRQMLAKCLGLEDERSGRLVLAEVANRVIVRFLEDQLLLRNLTDGQHRSVYAFAVPPPCPSLTPSALSSSDNSCSTLASVSASTTQPSDSAESKLPSPVIEHSWKSCAICLEEMADTELRKHTSCTCLLCQSCIEASCRHHRSSFGSRLGEYLQCPVCSMDVKPEEEFAPLDKLHYYQPVIRLLNLPVLFRLASNSRSASPKSSRLVGHPRLLQLPNLVSPRSLYDTVKNIYPKVNAFDLCFVDQQGVRCPRCVYPNRCNGCKISAEADQISLQPGDCLAVQVYTLENEDFAFAVTKWEKVFDLQTVAEQDDSVNSSSSSASRFQKEPLTLDDCLTAFSESETLDEGNPWFCPKCQKSQCASKTLSICQAPPYLIVYLKRFVFHDNSSSKLDNRVEFPLTGLSLQPYIDRGDVNNGDDNEDYMYDLYGVVCHFGSASSGHYTAYTRHVNSKDWHYYNDETVLSRAPQDEDFSHGYVLFYQRRNRQSCQDEVVVPCVMDK, translated from the exons ATGAATGCGGGTTTGCAGTGTTTGATTAATACG CCGCCGCTGTTGAATTATTTCCATTCGAATTCAATTGACGAGCAGTATCCCGGATGCAATTCCGTCCATCTTACTGCGCAGTTTGCGACGTTTCTTCTCAAAATGTGGAGCGGACGCTTTAGCACTTTGAGACCGGCAGAATTCAAACACACGTTGTCTTTGTATCATCCTCAGTTTAAAGACTATCGTCAG CATGACTGTCAAGAGTTTCTTGCCTTACTGCTCGATTCGCTTCACGAACATCTCAGCCAAACAGCTTTGAAAGAAGGTAATCCCAACCGCCCAAGGGACATAGTGACTGTTCCTGGGCACGATGCAGATCTTCCTGCCGATTGTTGTCTATTGACCGAGGAACCGATGGAGCTTTACGAGAGCTCACGTTCAAGTCAGTTGTCATCCCCGCGCAGTTCTTCGGACTCTGTAGAAACATCCTCAAGCTGTACTACAAGTTGCAGCAGTACGCGTGTTAAGGCAGCTGCGTTGTCTCTGAGATCATTACCTATACCCGAAGAAGTCAAACAACCTCTTTTCCCTTTATCGATTCATCCACCGTCACAGGATGGCACTGTGACTGATGTTCTTTTCAAAGGCAGTGCACTCTCACCTCAGAAAGGCTCG TTGATAATGGAGCGAAATATGCTTAACCAATGTTCGGACCCAGTTCAAAATATCGTCTTAGAGAAAAATCTGCTTAGTGAAATTAGCAGCATGATGAAGGAATCTAAGACTGCAAATGTCAACATATCAGCTGGTTCTGCCGAGACATCTCCTAATAATGAGATCTACTTTGACTCTGGTAAATTTCCAGCAACGGACCAGGCCAAACCGCGGGCTGCTGTAGCGTCTACACTCGTTCGGAACACGGACAGTGCTCAGATCCTCTTGCAAGCGCAGCAACATATAatacaaaagaacaaaataaaaaatacaaacatgTTGAAAGAGACGGCGAAACGTCTCAGTGAAGATCAAAATCTGTCGTCGCCGTCCTCGTTCCCACTCTCTTCGGCCGAAGTTACCCCTTCTGGCGACCAGTCATTGCCCAGTCCAAACAACGAGAATATCAGCAGTATTAGTAAGAAGGCCCGACTCGAAAATGACGGAGGCCAAGAAGCGCCAACGGTTGGTCCAACAAATGATAATAGAGGTACATCACCTTGGGACTCGCTTGGCGCTCTTAATAAGGCCGTCAGGGAAGAAGAATCTTGCCGGAGTGATAATGGTGTGTCTGTGACAAATTCAATGGCAAGTGAATCTGTGGTAACTCACACTTTTCAGGGACAGTTTCGCAGCACG GTTGTGTGTTGCTCTTGCAAACATGTTTCGGTGACATATGAACCTTTCATGTATTTATCGGTTCCTTTGCCAAGAGCGCTGGAACGTCAAATAGAAGTGGTGTATATTCCAGCGTCGGGGACGGCAGGCTCTAGCCGTCATCGCCTGTTACTTCAACAGTATGACGAAGTTTCGAAATTGCGCCAAATGCTGGCCAAATGTTTAGGATTGGAGGATGAACGGAGTGGTAGGTTAGTGCTGGCCGAAGTGGCCAATCGCGTCATCGTGCGATTCTTGGAGGATCAGCTGTTGCTTCggaatttaacagacggacaACACCGATCGGTATATGCCTTTGCAGTGCCTCCTCCCTGCCCATCTCTAACACCATCTGCACTCAGCTCTAGTGACAACTCTTGTTCAACGTTAGCTTCTGTTTCtgcaag TACAACACAGCCAAGCGATTCTGCCGAATCTAAGTTACCGTCGCCGGTAATAGAACATTCATGGAAGAGTTGCGCGATATGCCTCGAAGAAATGGCTGATACGGAGTTACGGAAACATACATCTTGTACTTGTCTTTTGTGTCAGTCATGTATTGAG GCGTCTTGTCGACACCATCGAAGTAGCTTTGGTAGTCGACTTGGCGAATATCTTCAATGCCCAGTATGCAGCATGGACGTTAAACCAGAAGAAGAGTTTGCACCCTTAGATAAACTTCACTACTATCAACCCGTTATTCGACTGCTCAACTTACCTGTTCTGTTCCGACTGGCAAGCAACTCGCGTTCGGCGAGCCCAAAAAGTAGTCGACTTGTTGGTCATCCCCGTCTCTTGCAACTTCCCAACCTTGTATCGCCTAGGAGCTTATATGACACTGTTAAAAACATATATCCTAAAGTGAACGCCTTCGATTTGTGCTTTGTGGATCAACAG GGAGTGAGATGCCCTCGCTGTGTTTACCCCAATCGTTGCAATGGTTGCAAAATTAGCGCCGAGGCTGACCAAATCTCACTCCAGCCAGGCGATTGCCTAGCGGTGCAAGTTTATACTCTGGAAAATGAAGATTTTGCGTTTGCAGTGACAAAGTGGGAAAAAGTTTTTGACTTACAAACGGTTGCTGAGCAGGATGATAGTGTAAACAGCTCCTCTAGTAGTGCTTCACGTTTTCAAAAGGAACCTCTAACTCTTGATGATTGTCTTACTGCGTTTTCTGAAAG CGAAACTCTTGACGAAGGCAATCCATGGTTCTGCCCCAAATGCCAGAAAAGTCAATGTGCAAGTAAAACCTTGTCTATCTGCCAGGCGCCTCCATATCTCATAGTTTATCTTAAGCG TTTCGTGTTCCATGACAATTCGAGCAGTAAACTTGATAACAGAGTGGAATTCCCTTTGACCGGACTATCCCTACAACCTTACATTGACCGTGGTGATGTTAATAACGGCGATGACAACGAAGATTACATGTATGATCTTTACGGAGTTGTCTGTCACTTTGGAA GTGCTTCATCAGGGCACTACACAGCGTACACGAGGCATGTTAATTCAAAGGATTGGCATTATTATAATGACGAAACAGTCTTATCTCGTGCACCTCAAGATGAGGACTTTAGCCATGgttatgttttgttttatcaGCGGCGCAATCGGCAGAGCTGCCAGGACGAGGTTGTCGTACCATGTGTCATGgacaaataa
- the LOC116923760 gene encoding LDLR chaperone boca, translated as MFLKTRTSKLIFLLFFVNSLLIVSGGKKSKNGEKPAWAKKDIRDYSEADLERLLDQWDEDEEPLPDDELPEHLRKPPAIDFSKIDASDPENLLKVSKKGKTIMTFVQVSGDTTRNEADELTKLWQSALWNNHIQAERFMVDDNRAIFMFRDGSQAWEAKNFLIDQDRCFSVTIENKVYPGKGNSDKVKNSKKDEKKKFNNGQVKIEL; from the exons ATGTTTCTGAAAACCAGGACGTCaaagttgattttcttgttattttttgtcAATTCATTGCTCATCGTTAGTGGTGGcaagaaaagtaaaaatggCGAGAAACCGGCATGggcaaaaaaagatattagaGATTATAGCGAAGCCGATCTAGAGCGCCTTCTTGATCAATGGGAC GAAGATGAAGAACCTCTACCTGACGATGAGCTTCCTGAGCATTTACGGAAACCCCCAGCAATAGATTTTTCTAAG ATTGATGCATCAGATCCAGAAAATTTGTTAAAGGTGtcaaaaaaaggcaaaacaatTATGACTTTTGTACAAGTTTCTGGAGACACCACACGTAATGAAGCTGATGAATTGACAAAGTTATGGCAAAGTGCTCTATGGAACAACCACATTCAAGCTGAACG ATTCATGGTAGATGATAACCGCGCCATTTTCATGTTCCGAGACGGCTCACAAGCATGGGAAGCAAAGAACTTTCTGATTGATCAGGATAGATGCTTTTCAGTCACCATAGAAAACAAAGTATATCCAGGGAAAGGAAATTCAGATAAG gtaaaaaattcgaaaaaagacgagaaaaaaaaattcaacaatgGTCAAGTGAAAATAGAACTGTAA